The Zerene cesonia ecotype Mississippi chromosome 2, Zerene_cesonia_1.1, whole genome shotgun sequence region caaatttcatgaaaatcgttggagccgattccgagattccaattttatatatatatatatatatatatatatatatatatatatatacaagaattgctcgtttaaaggtataagatatgttGCCGAAGATTAAGTTGGCTATATATCAAATGAGGATCCATCGAAATCGGTCGAACAGTTTGCTTGAAAGCCGACAGCCGAATGAAGACCGAACGAAGACGGACATACAgacaaaaaattcattatgtttattttgcgcctgtgttatttgtattttttgaggTTTTATTCAATGTACAGTATTGAATATTCgtacagttttattatttgtatatgtatagatgtgtgtgtgtgcctTACACATGTATAAATTTCGTTGTTATCACGTAACGTACTATGGTATTGAagtgaagagtttttttttatattatgccaGTGTTTTTGCTCAATTACTGAAGTGGGAAATTGGCAAATGTATGCATGTACTCGACAAAGGTTCAGTATTTGtagatttcaaaatattatgtaacgtATTGAAGTGGGTGATCAGAGTCGTTTAAAGggttttattgttgtataattCGCATATTCGAATACCGCCTCGatagtcaattttttttaattcagaatTGTTTAATGGGACTGaagaaaattgattttgtttataagcCCACATAGCGTATAATacactagcagtccgcccagGTTTCTTCCcctagtacatatatagcctatagccttcctcaataaaaggGATATCTAAggctgaaagaatttttaaaatcaaacgagtagttcctgagattagtgcgttcaaacaaacaaactcttcagctttataatattagtatagataagtcAAGTATGTGAAcgtgctatttatttttatgtactaacaatttcgttaaaattattctagcCTAGGCATTTTGTTAAACGGCGCTGTTTAACACGTTGGCTGCTGAAACACACCAGTTGTGTAAAAATGCTTGGAACCAAGGATGCGGCTTTACACGCCTAGCGTGTGGAAGCCGGCATCCGCGATAAATCGCGTCTACTGTGCGTAAAACACGCTgtgcgtgttttattttctaagcCGCCAGTGCGTGCGGgcaacacatttttatcataaaatatattttttatgatttcttccatttttaacacgcttttattagcttcacttgtatgtttgtatgtatgtaactcacacccgtttttctcccacttcccgcgaaccgatttcattcaaactttgtacacttattaagaaCTGGTGCCAATAGAGTAATATAGTAAGTTTATCCCATTATCCTGATCAGGAGCGCcaggatttaacaatttccttacgtatcctCTACGTAAGGGCTAACAGCTTATGACTGTTATAACATTCTGTTACTGTTAGTTCGTTCGTTAGCCGAGCGGGCTAAGGCGCCAGTCTTAGTTGACGTACAACGACAGGCTCCGTGGACGTAGGTTCAAATCTCTTCTGTgacggaaaaaaaaattaaattttttctgttttatgtttctttcatAAACCGGATGGTATTTTTTCTAGTAAAATTGGCCGTTTCCTCAGGTACCCTTTCCGCAGTAAAACCGTAATTCCCATGTAACTCTGATTTGGTGTCCTGGGATTTNNNNNNNNNNNNNNNNNNNNNNNNNNNNNNNNNNNNNNNNNNNNNNNNNNNNNNNNNNNNNNNNNNNNNNNNNNNNNNNNNNNNNNNNNNNNNNNNNNNNNNNNNNNNNNNNNNNNNNNNNNNNNNNNNNNNNNNNNNNNNNNNNNNNNNNNNNNNNNNNNNNNNNNNNNNNNNNNNNNNNNNNNNNNNNNNNNNNNNNNNNNNNNNNNNNNNNNNNNNNNNNNNNNNNNNNNNNNNNNNNNNNNNNNNNNNNNNNNNNNNNNNNNNNNNNNNNNNNNNNNNNNNNNNNNNNNNNNNNNNNNNNNNNNNNNNNNNNNNNNNNNNNNNNNNNNNNNNNNNNNNNNNNNNNNNNNNNNNNNNNNNNNNNNNNNNNNNNNNNNNNNNNNNNNNNNNNNNNNNNNNNNNNNNNNNNNNNNNNNNNNNNNNNNNNNNNNNNNNNNNNNNNNNNNNNNNNNNNNNNNNNNNNNNNNNNNNNNNNNNNNNNNNNNNNNNNNNNNNNNNNNNNNNNNNNNNNNNNNNNNNNNNNNNNNNNNNNNNNNNNNNNNNNNNNNNNNNNNNNNNNNNNNNNNNNNNNNNNNNNNNNNNNNNNNNNNNNNNNNNNNNNNNNNNNNNNNNNNNNNNNNNNNNNNNNNNNNNNNNNNNNNNNNNNNNNNNNNNNNNNNNNNNNNNNNNNNNNNNNNNNNNNNNNNNNNNNNNNNNNNNNNNNNNNNNNNNNNNNNNNNNNNNNNNNNNNNNNNNNNNNNNNNNNNNNNNNNNNNNNNNNNNNNNNNNNNNNNNNNNNNNNNNNNNNNNNNNNNNNNNNNNNNNNNNNNNNNNNNNNNNNNNNNNNNNNNNNNNNNNNNNNNNNNNNNNNNNNNNNNNNNNNNNNNNNNNNNNNNNNNNNNNNNNNNNNNNNNNNNNNNNNNNNNNNNNNNNNNNNNNNNNNNNNNNNNNNNNNNNNNNNNNNNNNNNNNNNNNNNNNNNNNNNNNNNNNNNNNNNNNNNNNNNNNNNNNNNNNNNNTGTTAACAAATCAAatcctagtattttcttgttttattttacacgagtattatacatttagaaattcaaactttttaaaggattttgaaCGAGAatcattcattacattattaaccctacgtagtgttcgaaacgtcgggctaataatataatgaataaatcgcgtttaaaatccgttaaaaagtttttaatttctaaatgtataatactctaaAAAGTTTAAGGAGAGTTCGTTATTAGTACCTTTTCAGCTCattgttcattataatatataaagcattttgaaaaaaatacaaatatgtgtgcagaaaaataaagactactgtaatttctttaaaaataaatcgcgatatcagaaatagaataattaaaaaaaaataaaaattgtagaaCAAACACGGTGTGTCCGCCCGCACAGCTGGCTAGACTTTATGCACACGCGCAGCGTGGGCTCCCGCACCAGCGACAAAAGCGGTACGGCAAGATTGCCGCCGGTGCGGGAGACACGCTGAGCGTGTCATAGCCGCATCGCTGGATGAAAAAAGTTTCTGGATCAGCAGTGAAATTGTTTGACATTACattaatgataaatgataCACCGTTGTTATATTAAACGATACGGCTGGGTATTATCTAGGTAGTTAATTAAACGACGCCGTTTTATCAAGAGCATTGACATACAGTACCTATAGATCATGAGGTGCCATTGTTTGAAGTCGAGATCACTTCCAGGGAACTAGCAAAAGGTTactgaaaataattgataGGTCGTAACAGACATTCGTCTAtccatacatattacatataaaattttcgcgtttatacTGTTAGTCGAATGTCctactattctactaatattataaatgcaaaaaatttttaaggatgtgtgtgtgtgtgtgtatttgttactctttcacgcaaaaactaatgaaccgattgcaatgaaatttggtacgtagacggctggaaaactggaataacatataggcaactttttatcccgatattcctacgggatacggtcttacgcgggtcaaaccgcggggcgcagctagtaaagaaTATATTCGATCTTACCGGAGTCCGAGTTGAGGAGTTTTAAGCGGATTTGATACGTCGTTCATTACGTTTAATTTTCCCGTTTCGAATTCTTCCCTTTGACGTTCGGCCTGAGAATGTTCTAGTGTATTAAGACTTGCGTCAAATCAATCACAGGAAAACATTAGGGCGGAAAATAGGGTTCTAATGGTCTTCCTCCCTTTTTCCTTAAATATTCCGTTCGATACTAGCAATGAATCTGCGGATATACGATTTATAAGTCGTGGTTATCAGTCTTTAGCTTATAAGGTagtcttttataaattcactACAAATTGACCTGATAGCGCATTTGGAGGCTGAGTTCGCTTACGTATtgacaactagctgcgctccgcggtttcacccgcgtaagtccgtatcccgtaggaatatcgttataaaaagttgcccatatgttattccagttgagcagctgtctacgtaccaaaataacattgcaatcggttcagtattttctgcgtgaaagagcaacaaacacacacacatccttacaaactttcgcatttaaaatattaaataaaagtaggaGTAGATTATTTCGCTTGCGCGATCCAAGACGAACCGTCGCTACACATTAATGGAAGTGGTGagatattcatattttcacATACCCGCAATATGTATAATGGTTACCTAGAATAAATctctataaatatgaaattctcGTATCACGATATTACTCTATCATAcacctccgaaacggctggagcGATGCtcgtgaaattttgtgtgcatatcgggtaggtctaaGAATCggccaaaatttatttttcatactcctATATGAATAGAGTTAGACAGAATAGCGTTTACCGGGTTAgctagtatagatataaaaaaactataatacaagctttaatgatagaattcaactaaattgtcttacTTGTAGATacagaattatttaatccgGGCGACCTTAtcagattaataaaataaactcataaaaattgttgtattgtcAACGATCTCTGATAAGcattctaaatttgaattaaatcagtCCATTAAAATTGGGTCTAAATCGAGTCTTAAGGAGTCGGTTACTCACAAATCTAAACAtgcaggtgaagctaataaaagcgtccCAATGAAAACCGCATCCATTCTAGGTTCCGAAATCCGTCCACCTAGATTCTGTGATTcagtattcaatttaaaagctTGAAGTTGAGTTCATTAAGCTGAGAACGCTCGACTTTGTGTGGAACTGCCTCAAGTGTCGTTCTCTTGTTGACGTTACGGTGATAggttattatacaaattgtgTTGCAACGCCTCTCTTTGTATAATACTAGGAATCAGAGTTTGACcttaatactatttaattgTTCTTAATCGCTTTATTGTTTCAAGTATGCGATGATCTTGGCCAGcgttatggcctgaaccctcataggaggcctgtgtcccagcagtgggaacatatatgggctgaagatgatgatgatgtgatGATCTGGTTTTATTTGGAAATGATGTGATTGGCGTTCTAGTGGTTAGACTTAATACCCCAGTTTGTTTTGTCGGACgtgttgaattttaaatttgaccattcacccgcgtaagtccgtgtgccgttggaatatcgggataaaaagttgcctatatgttatttcagttgtccagctgtgtacgtaccaaatttcattaaaatcggtgcagtagttttagcgtgaaagagcaacaaagacacacacacattcttacaaactttcgcatttataatattagtaggaagtaatTGACTTGACTAATCACTTGGCCATCGTGGAATATTGTCCTAGAAACCAGTGTCTCTGCAATGGGAACatgggttgatgatgattgatattttatagactCAGCGCTACAGAAAtaaactacatagtataatttttctttctgtTCGTGCCATTGATTTTGTCAAAGCGTTAACGTTTCGATTGCCGAATAAAATAGTGACGTAAAAAGACTTTGATGCTAAGAAATTTAGGTAGAAATGAGGTATTTTTACCTATAACCTTGACGTGGCATCTGGCGTTAATCTGCATACAGTTTATTCGCTGTTTACTGTGATAAGCATCTGCGATAAGTGGCTTTGTTCAGTCATATGTTCGAGATATTGATCTGGTTTTGCTTGTGTTTTTGGGGCTCGGTTTTTACGAGTTGCTCATGTCtgtctactagctgcgccccgcggtttcacccgcgtaagtctgtatcccgttggaatatcgggataaaaagttgcctatatgttattccagttgtccagctgtctacgtacaaaattttattgtaatcggttcagtagtttttgcgtgaaagagcaacaaacaaacaattagtaggatagtaggattaacacgcttttattagcatCACTTTTGTATgcttgtatgtaaccgactcctttagacttgaTTTTGGCCCAATTTAAATGGCCGGATTTAATTTGAACTTTTTACACGTGTTAAGGATAGgtgactataaaataatttcatgagattatcttattatctgaTAAGGATCCCCACagctaaataatttccttacccTCTCCATGTAACAtcaattgaaacaatttaatttcttctatcattaaagcgtcttatttagttttcaaccgacttcgaaaaaggggaagttatcaattcgactgttttattttttttgtgtctgttacctcataactttataatctgtgaaccgattttaattttttttaattgaaagctagtgcctgccatgtggtcccattaaatttaatctagtCCTGACAATTCgactgtttagttttttttgttagaaattactatttaaactatgttaatattttagtaagaaAGTTGTGAGATTTATGTTTTGAAGGGGAGATTGATTGTGTACCGAAAACAATGGGTTATGACGCTTTTCCTAAAGGAAAATATGTcgtattttgcatattttctaaatgtttaGTATATCTAACAGACTCCTGTAGTATAGCGAcatgtattgtttgtttatatgaaaccatttatatataaaacactagcAGTCAGCCCCGGCTGCGTCCAAAGTACATATGTAGTGTATAGCGTAGGTATCATGTGcgtatccaacggtgaaagaagtTTTGCTGTTCCTGAGACTAGTGcggtcaaacaaacaaactcttcacttttatattattagtatagacaatATTGTATCcgaaactaaaaaatattttctcagAATCACGAGAAAAGCTTACATAAGTTTCggattaacatatttatatcattaaatacaGTTTCTCCTGCCAAGTCGTTCTCCGCTGACGATTCACAAGAAAAAgcttaattacatataacaataactgCGGATGTTATCGATGTTTcaagttaaaaaaacaaagtagagacaaaagataattaaatatatccaaaaactaaactgcctttaaattgtttaaatcgaACACACCAGATTTCAAATAGCAAAAAGAATCGTATAAATCGGTTCACTTGGTAAAAAGGTACGACGTGACAGACACAAAGAAATCAAATATCCGGTcgaacatagtattttcttgtgtttgattttacaggagtattatacgtttagaaattaaagactttaacggattttaaacaagTCTTCccatgaccacgctcgctgtaaagtgttcgaaacgtcaggttaataatataatgaactagctgcgccccgcggtttcacccgcgtaagtccgtatcccgtaggaatatcgggataaaaagttgcctatatgttattccagttgtccagctatctacgtaccaaatttcattgcaatcggttcattagtttttgcgtgaaagagtaacaaacatccatacatccataattacaaactttcacgtttataatattagtaggataaatcgcctttaaaattcgttaaaaagtatttaatttctgtcGATGTGCTGTGTGTGTGATGTGTGTGTGAACGATGTGATGACGTCATACATACGTGATGTGATCGAATAAAGATATGCCTTTGTCAAACTTTGACcagatacataaaaaagttcTGACATCTACAGTAATAAcgtctatatataaaactccCTAATATTACCGTGCGTCTACTCTGATCGAAACTAGTACaggaaaattgtattttttccaTATGAATGACGTCATTTGGCCCTTACGGCACTTTAGGATAACATGATCTTCATTATTATTCGTATACATACCACTTAAACtctattatgttatgtatgtattaagatGCTTTTACAACCACCAAaacattatctatttaaaatttacactaaaatataattactacaGTGCAGTCGTATCTTATTCCTTACCTTCCCCAAACCCCTAGGAATAAACCCTACCAATCCATAAAAATGTCTTACAATGTCctcactattttttttttcagacaACCCTCTCCCCATATTTTATGCAACATAAGCTTTTTTTGTTCTTCGgttacaaaatttttgtttttttttgttctcatTTCGAAATTGACTTTATTCAAACCTGTGATCCTTGCAATTGGTCGGTTCACAGAATATCAAAGGCACGCGGTGGCACGCTGACTCTCCTGGGCTTCGTGTATTTCATGACGCTCTTTGAACTGTTCAATGTGGCAGCTCTGTTCACCGGACTGGGGGAGAGGTTCCGGAACAAGTATCGGCTGAGCTCAGGAGACGTCCTTGATATTACCAATAAGTGAGTGTGTTTTGTTTAAGATTGGGTTGGGTTATAATGGCACTTTTATTTTCGGCAGGGTAGTACATCAGATGCTAACAAGGTGAGATCCTAACAGAATCGATCTCTTTGTCTCTATTATCTTGCTTTAtcttttgattcttttttatgacataaccgggcaactgagctgatggctcccctgatggtaaacgttcaccaccacccataaacattcgcatagtaatgtgcctctgcgaatgcgctgcccgcttttaagggtaaaggggtaaggaaaggttttacgattggaaagaaggaatggactgggaagggcaaggaaaaggaaacgggatacgggcctccagcTCTCCTAATCAACGTACGAAACGCAGTAGTAtgatactatttcacgtcggttttATGTGGGTGTGTGGTACTTCTATGGTGCGAGTTGACccatttgtgccgaagcgtgctcgactccctcAGTCGAAGTTATTATCTATAGAATGTTACTGTACTTTACATGCTTTTGTATGAACTGTTCTATTCATCTTCATTGCAGGCTAGTCTCAGCGGTACAAGCCGCGTTTTCTTGTGCCACCGGTGCAGTCGTGTGCCTCTGGTCCTGTACTAGGGACCTGGTTCGATCCTCGCACTATATATCGGAAGCGTACGCGTGGTTCGGCGCTGCTTACTTCTTTTATGACATTTGGTCTATGTACATGGTGAGTTGAGGAGTTTATCGGTCGTGAATTGGGATTAATGGTTTCTGCTACttctaataaaaactattgattttttaaactcaACTTAATGAAACGatcttaaaagtttttttttaaattggagTTGTTGAATTGCcctgtattttatatagttttgtcACACAGTGGGTCAAGTCCGTGGGATTTCAGCCgcttaatatgattatttgtatttgatgtgaaattgttgtcatatttgttattttgtagtGGTACTTCCTTCCCCATTAATGTCGGCGACCGTTTTTGtaagaataattttcatttcttgTATGAATTGTAACcaaccgacttcaataaaGGAGGAGgctacaattttattttttggttttgttacctcagaattTTCGAccgggtgaatcgattttgatgattctttttttctaGAAAGTTCTGACAAATCGAAAGTGGTTAATTGTTGTGTAAAGAATAGTTATCTCAAAACAGGTGCATGTGCNNNNNNNNNNNNNNNNNNNNNNNNNNNNNNNNNNNNNNNNNNNNNNNNNNNNNNNNNNNNNNNNNNNNNNNNNNNNNNNNNNNNNNNNNNNNNNNNNNNNNNNNNNNNNNNNNNNNNNNNNNNNNNNNNNNNNNNNNNNNNNNNNNNNNNNNNNNNNNNNNNNNNNNNNNNNNNNNNNNNNNNNNNNNNNNNNNNNNNNNNNNNNNNNNNNNNNNNNNNNNNNNNNNNNNNNNNNNNNNNNNNNNNNNNNNNNNNNNNNNNNNNNNNNNNNNNNNNNNNNNNNNNNNNNNNNNNNNNNNNNNNNNNNNNNNNNNNNNNNNNNNNNNNNNNNNNNNNNNNNNNNNNNNNNNNNNNNNNNNNNNNNNNNNNNNNNNNNNNNNNNNNNNNNNNNNNNNNNNNNNNNNNNNNNNNNNNNNNNNNNNNNNNNNNNNNNNNNNNNNNNNNNNNNNNNNNNNNNNNNNNNNNNNNNNNNNNNNNNNNNNNNNNNNNNNNNNNNNNNNNNNNNNNNNNNNNNNNNNNNNNNNNNNNNNNNNNNNNNNNNNNNNNNNNNNNNNNNNNNNNNNNNNNNNNNNNNNNNNNNNNNNNNNNNNNNNNNNNNNNNNNNNNNNNNNNNNNNNNNNNNNNNNNNNNNNNNNNNNNNNNNNNNNNNNNNNNNNNNNNNNNNNNNNNNNNNNNNNNNNNNNNNNNNNNNNNNNNNNNNNNNNNNNNNNNNNNNNNNNNNNNNNNNNNNNNNNNNNNNNNNNNNNNNNNNNNNNNNNNNNNNNNNNNNNNNNNNNNNNNNNNNNNNNNNNNNNNNNNNNNNNNNNNNNNNNNNNNNNNNNNNNNNNNNNNNNNNNNNNNNNNNNNNNNNNNNNNNNNNNNNNNNNNNNNNNNNNNNNNNNNNNNNNNNNNNNNNNNNNNNNNNNNNNNNNNNNNNNNNNNNNNNNNNNNNNNNNNNNNNNNNNNNNNNNNNNNNNNNNNNNNNNNNNNNNNNNNNNNNNNNNNNNNNNNNNNNNNNNNNCGGGGGGCGCGCTGGCGGCGGGCgacgcgcgcgcgcgccccTCCTTCCTCGCCTACTGCCGCCACGAGCCCGTCATACTCATGCACCACCTGTTCATCGGCAGCTTCGGCTTCTTGGTGATTGTGGTGAGTGTCGGCTCGAGTGGGAACTGGGAAATCTTTAAGGCTTAAACAACATCGTTTTGATTTTTGGACTGGGATCGTTGTGATGTTTTAAActgtagaatatttatatattgtgttttcGACCTTACATTGTAAATCTAAAATTGAAGTAATAACTAACCTTTTTCCGTGGAATAAATGtagtatttagttttatttgatttaaaactttaagataaattaaaaatagaatgggACCAAGGTTAGTGCCCTGCAGGTTTCCGCATATAACCGCAATATCAGGTATCAGTAACCACTATATGAATTgccaattttaattttttaaaacgctaaataagattttttcgTTTAATTCCCAATCGGTGTCAtatgttaaaactgtattaCGACGATTCAAAGGTGCTTCTATAATAAGTCTAAtccaataaacaaatgtttgagtttagcTGGACTTTGAGTTTGAGATTCATATTGAGTGTGAGTTTGAGTATAAATTCGAAGCATTTGACTTTAGGTTTGAGTATGAATTAGAGTTTGAGTTAGAATTTGAGTTCGAGTTTGAGTTAGAGTTAGGCTTTGACTTTGAGTTAGAGTTAGAGATTGAATGTCGCACGTCGGCCGGCAGTACTTCCGCGGCGGGCTCGGCGACTGCGTGTTCGGCTTCGTGTACCTGATGGAGCTGTCGACGCCGTTCGTGTCGCTGCGCGGCATCCTGTCGCGGCTGCGGCTCAAGCGCACGCGCCTGTACGTGCTCAACGGGCTGGCCATGCTCGCGTCCTTCCTGCTGTGCCGCGTGCTCAGCCTGCCCTANNNNNNNNNNGGTTAAGTTAGGTATCTATTatatttggtctagttctgactaATGGAATGCGGATATTCGAAGAATTcggaacattttttttaataatagacaATGTTTATTTCTGTGCTATGCACGTCAGAAATACTTACTGTTTTAGAGTTAGGGTTTTCTAGAGTTAGGTTAAGTCCATTTTAACGGGAACAAAAGGTTCATATCAATGCTAAAGttgtcaaaaattattattatgtactttaaTACGCTCTTAGCtctgacaaaaaataaattcaccacaaatgtattttcatcCGCAGGCGATCAGCTCTCTTCCGACGGGCTGCAAGATATCCATCAGCATCCTCCTTCTGCCGCAGCTATACTGGTTCTACCTTATGGCTTCCGGCGCTCTGAAGCTGTTCGCCGGCAAAGCGAAGCAGAGTTGATGGACGTGTATACGTGCACCGTGGTCCTTCGAGCCTTTCGCGTTTTGTGAGCCTACCCTCTTTTGGCTATGattatttttctacatttttGCATTGACGCACTGTAAACGGAACTCACagtctctatatatataaattatgtataacgttgtttgtccgcaaTGGACTTCAAACTACTCAAGCGATTTTAATCCAAtctgcacaccatgtgcagtttgatccaacttaagagatgggatagtttatattatttcgattACTATAAAAGACTACCCGGGTGGATCCGGTGCGTGCAACTAGTAgcatattaaaagaatataggaatatttaaataacgccCTAACGGcggtatataaaacatttattgaaatttacacCTTATCTCGTTGCAGTAAAGTTCAAATTCTACTGTATACTCCCTACACGCATTTCAGTCCGTTTATGGTACGTCAATgcgtttgtaatgttttttgaCATCTGTTATACTTCCTGATTAAtgccaattattttttatctgttaacTCGTTTCTTCCTTGACAACTTATGGCTGATGATATTTTCAATGATGATGTCTTCAATAGTTGTGCCGCTCTTGTGTAATTGACAAAcgtataaaattctcatgttataatttattactagaaACGTTAATTTTTCGtgaattaatgataaataaccGTCCAAAAGTGGGAGGTCACCTTGACTTTTGCGACGTCATCATTTAATGTGTTTGATatcaaaagttttataatggAATGTATGATAAaaggataatatatataatatgttcgaATAATTGTCAAAATCTTCCTTTGAATCTAAAAGTAtagtagtattttttatttattttatttcccaAAAGACACAGTTATGTTAAGGTATCCAAGAAATGTTGAAATGGTTCTTAATTATGAGTTTTTTCAAACTCattactagtttttttttcatatatttatgactTTTAGTTATCTTCATTGATATGTATAGAcaacagaaaaaaatgtatgataactatgtatgatttttatgaGTACCATTAATTACAAAAGTGAAAcacattcaaaaaaaaatcacagaaaaatagaaaaatagaatTGAACTGTATTATCACggttaggtatatttttttcattctatttataaaagcacaaatctttattatcaaaatagatACGACAGGAAATTATTTACCAGTTGGCTAGTCTAgggtttaatttataatggacTTATATTCAGGAAATATGCATCACACCAAGTGTTAtagatctattttaaaattgtgttgGGCTCCGTTTTAAAGACTCTTATTGCACTGTTAGcttagattattttttgtggCAAAAAGGCttaggaaatatattttttccgtGCTAAAATAAAGGTTAGtttggtttaatttaaataaccatGCTTATACGAGCTTGAATAATAAGACCGAATTCTTAGATAATatccggatatcaagatttatttatacagaacGAGAGTTATGttgaaaatgttgttttattaaagttttctttGCTCCGAGTTTACTCTTAACACTTAAATCTTACTTTTCCTAATATCACTATAATGTAAACTAGCAACGCACCAAAGTCGTGCTTCAAAACGGAGCTGCAAGCAACATAGGTTATGTACGAATGGTATCGGCCTTAAATTGTGTCCGAGAGACggtagataattaaataaaatgtattcgaGACTATTAAgacgataaatattaaaaggtaagagaatcatcaatcaatcaacccaaaatgtacaaaaagtTTGGAATATAGATTCGCATAATCCAGGACGAAAtgggaaaa contains the following coding sequences:
- the LOC119835296 gene encoding TLC domain-containing protein 3A → MEVATSKAQHHGVVLGFLGACNAASLLAALNLVCHLNPEDRISKARGGTLTLLGFVYFMTLFELFNVAALFTGLGERFRNKYRLSSGDVLDITNKLVSAVQAAFSCATGAVVCLWSCTRDLVRSSHYISEAYAWFGAAYFFYDIWSMYMGGALAAGDARARPSFLAYCRHEPVILMHHLFIGSFGFLVIVYFRGGLGDCVFGFVYLMELSTPFVSLRGILSRLRLKRTRLYVLNGLAMLASFLLCRVLSLNTYCFRAISSLPTGCKISISILLLPQLYWFYLMASGALKLFAGKAKQS